The genomic segment GGGATACCGAAGATGAGCTGGAAATTGATAATTATGCAATCGCCTCTCGCTCAGGAGTGTCACTTACCAATGGGGAAGCTGTTTTAGGCACAGCAGAGGTACTTGCCCATGCATAATTGCATCACATGGCATTCTGGAAATTTTAACATGCAAATCGTtttaatgattatgaaaattatcTACGATGaagttttctttcatttttaatttcCAAAGAAACATTATAGATATTAATTGATGAGTTCCTATGGGAATTTTCTCTGGAGGTCACTGTAGTTTCGCATCTCCCTTTCATGCACTGCTTTATTTAGTTGATGACATTACCAATGTCCCTGGCTTAAATTTCATTGATTAGCCTCCATAGCAATGAATATGTATGCATTCACTAAGATCAAGCCTTTTTACTTTTGTGTCTATCCCAGTTATTCAAATACCTGTGTTTGCAAACAATTAATCTTCTCTCTTGTACTTACATATATCTTTTTCCTGGCATATAATAGCTAAGGGACAAATTAATGTCAAAACGAACTCACGGTTAACTTTTATTGTCTCAAGGTGAGCTCGTCTGCAGATTCTCCGAATTCCAAGTTAATTGATCATTTTGTTGGGATGGGGTTCTCCCAGGAACTTGTTACGAAAGCAATTGAGGAAAATGGTAAAGCTTCTAGGTCTTTACTACTTAGAGCACAAGTTTTTAACTCTTTTATAATCCTGCTTTCCTATTGTCCAGGAGAGGAGAATTCAAATTTGATACTTGAAGCTCTCCTTCAGTATTCTGTGAGTTGTACAtcctatttaaagatgcttattaGTTACACACCCCTTGATGATAGAGAGCTGCTGCGGCTTTTGTGGTGGAACTGTTACTGTTAAATTACTGACGTGTTAGTGTGCAGATTTCATAATAAGTTCTTGATTTCTCTTTTTCGCATGCAGGCAAGCTCGTTGGCTAGTTCTTCCAATTCCAAGTTGATTGATCATTTTGTTGGGATGGGATTCTCTGAAGAAATGGTTCTCAAAGCGGTTCAAGAAAATGGTAATAGTCCTTTCTCATTTTATTAGACATCACTTTTGACCTCTATTGCTTTATCTGTGGTCATGTCTATATTTTCAGGAGAGGGGAATACAGATACCATATTGGAGACTCTATTGACATATTCGGTAAGCTGTACACCTGAAACCTTTGTTTAGTTATTTCTGAAGCATTTATTATTTGTTTGGGAAAGAAACCTATTGACGTTACTTGGAATCTTGATATTGATGCAATAACAAGTCAACATATTCAGTGGTTCAGGTTATATTGACAATCCTCCCCAAATAGAATCGTCTTTCCGTTGTTGAACTATCTAGCAAATTAGTTGTTTGCTCTCTCTGTTATATCAtgaatgattaatttaagattgCAGGCTCTTGAAAAGTCTGCTCCTGTGCAACAACATGCTGATTCTGATGACTTCTCGTCAGATTGTGAAGGGAATTTTTTGGATGATTTCACAGATATTGATAGTTCTTCTGATACCGAGGTATCTATCCTTTAATGTTACATTTGCACAATTTGCGGAAATTTCTAAAAGTTACCTTTTGTGAATACAAtgagaaaatttaattttaaaagctgtTGTGCTTTAGTTTTCTAGCCACATGGATAATAAAATGTGGCCTATAGTCATTGatttgcctttttctttttatagattttataatttagttactGAATAGTTATGTATTTTATCGCATTTTACTTGTAGATTATTTATGTATGTTGTTTCTTTTTGTATTTCTGTGCTCTAGGAAATAATTAATCCTGGTTCTGATGAGGAGAGTAAACTGTTGTACTTGACAAAAATGGGGTACTCAGAGGCTGAGGCTTCAGTAGCCATGGAGAGATGCGgtgagtgtttttatttttttcaaaggaAGAACAACAAAACACAACTTTAGATTTGGTGCCATGTTAAGCATCCTACACAACAGATTGATTACATGCGAAGGACATGACTTGAATACAGGACCACACGAAAGCGAATAATTAATAGATGTGGAATAACACCACTTAACATAAAGTATCAAAATTGGAATTCCCAATAACCCATTGCAGACATGATAAATTTGCTCCAAGGGTCTGTACTTGTAGGGAAACCCAAGTGTTTTCTTTAACCCAAGGTTTCAGTAATTAACTTTCTCTCTCTTTGGCTTCCATCTTTATAGGAGAAGATTGCGATACTTTGGAGGTTTTATCCTAAGTCTTTTATGTTGCAAGAGGGGAATGTATTTCTTGCACTAACATTAGCTCTTCAAATATTGCAGGTCCAGACTCATCAATTGCAGAGCTGACAGACTTTATATGTGCTGCTCAAATGGCTAAGGCTGCTGATGCACTTTTCCCTGTTGAAGACAGGGTAGTCTCTTTCCCCTTTCCAAGAATTCACTTATTATAAGCTTTCTGAATATTTTGTACTTTATTGTTTCATGTTTACATTTTAATTAAGAGAATATGCCAATTTGCTGTAGTTTCTGTGTATGATTTTCGGTAAAACTTACTCTTGCCATCCAATCTAACAGAAGCCATTCTGCAATGGCTCTAATTACAATAAAAGGCGAAACTTGGGCTATGATTTGTGGAAAAGGAAGAAGCAGATGAAGCTTGAAAAGAAGCTTCTTAATGAAGATGATGATGCCCTTCATCTTCCTAATCCTATGATTGGTTTTGGGGTCCCAACTGAACCAGATCTGATAACTCAAAGAACACTTCCAGAAGCTACTGTTGGGCCTCCTTATTTCTACTATGAGAATGTGGCACTTGCTCCAAAAGGCGTTTGGAGCACCATTTCACGGTTCTTATATGATGTGGAACCAGAGTTTGTTGATTCCAAGTTTTTTTGTGCTGCTGCTCGGAAAAGGGGCTATATTCATAATCTGCCAATTGAGAACAGATTTCCCCTTCTTCCATTTCCTCCACGCACCATACATGAAGCTTTTCCGTTGACAAGGAAATGGTGGCCTTCCTGGGACCCAAGAACAAAATTGAACTGCATACAAACATGTACAGCGAGTGCAAGATTGACAGAAAGGATCCGCAAGGCTCTTGAAGCTTATGATGGTGAGCCACCTTTGAATGTCCAGAAATACGTTCTTGATGAGTGCAGAAAGTGGAATCTAGTATGGGTTGGAAGGAATAAGGTTGCGCCACTTGAAGCTGATGAGGTGGAAATGCTTCTGGGTTTCCCTAAAAACCATACACGAGGAGGAGGAATGAGTCGGACAGATAGGTATAAATCACTTGGCAATTCATTCCAGGTGTGTGACTTTTACTCTTTTTCTTTCCCATAATTGCTTCATTCCTATATATTAATGGTTATGATTCATGTATTTGATTCCTTTTGAGTAATTCTTTGGTTTCGAGATACATGATCCATGCTTGCAGTATTGTGCCTTAAAGAAAAAGCTTATTTCAGGTCGACACAGTGGCTTATCATCTTTCAGTTTTAAAAGACATGTTCCCTGGTGGGATCAATCTTCTGTCTCTTTTCTCTGGGATTGGTGGTGCCGAGGTTGCCCTCCACCGGCTTGGGATACCCCTGAAGAATGTTGTATCGGTGGAAATATCGGAGGTGAATAGAAACATAGTAAGGGGTTGGTGGGAGCAAACGAATCAGCGGGGGACTTTGATTGATATAGCAGATGTGCAAGAACTGAATGGTGATCGATTGGAGCAATTGATGAGTAGATTTGGTGGATTTGACCTTGTCGTGGGTGGCAGCCCGTGTAACAACCTTGCGGGTAGCAACAGACATCATCGAGATGGACTCGAGGGTAAAGAATCTTCTCTCTTCTTCGATTATTGTCGTATATTAGACTTGGTTAGATGCATGCAAAGGAACCAATGATTTGATGTAAAGGGGGCTGATTTGTGGATACTTGCTCCAAACTGTATTTATCTTGCATCTTCATTATTGCCTGAGCATAACATTGAAATAATGACTGACATTCTTTGCAACTTATGACAACTTCAAATTCTTAGGGAAATGAAAATTGATGGAAAAGTTGTTGGTTACTGTTTTCCCCAAGTTTGTTTGTCACTGGGAATCTTTCCATTTTGCTTGAGTATTAAACTTATATTATCCGGGTTTAGGAGTGAGTGGTGTACAttggatattttaaaataacaatgtaCAGATTGGATGATGAAATTGATAAGGATATGGATGAAGCTTGATCtgttacttcaattttttttattgaagtatCTGTGCCCGACGTCCCTTTTGGATGCATATCTGGTTAGGGATATGGATATATTATCTTTCAAGGACCCTACAAATGCATGGAGAAACTTGAAAAAAGTTGAACGTATTCTTGGATACATTGCTCTACATGGTTATGATTTACGAAGATACGAACTTTCAAGATCTTATAAATGTATGGAAAAACTTAACATGTTTGTGTTGGACCCGTGCTTATATTTGTTACATACACTTAGTCTGAGTAGCATGATATCTGGTCTTTGCTACTTAggactttttttctttttttttttttttgcgtggAACATCTGTGTTTGATGCATATTTGGACATAGTTACGGAGATATGATTTTTCATAGACCTTCGATatacatggaaaaactttaaaagaatattcacatCGAATGCATATTCATATCCGATATGTACATTTGATTTCCTCTTTAATGTTGAAAAACATGAGCTTGGAAATCTAAGCTTGTAGCATTCGTGCGAATCCGTAATCCCCCATGGGCAATGGGAGTGGGGTAGGATTGTTTCCTCCACTTTCGTAGTTATATCTATAATCACTTCATATTGTTAAATCTtacttttattaataaatttttaacttaatattataaaaaaaaacacatttataaTCTATTTATAAACATAATCTCAACGTAAACACGGACCCGGAATCCTTGGAATGCAGTAGGAGAACCGGCTCATGTATAGAGATGACCCAAAAATGAACTAGGATGATCCTTAGGTCGACAAGGATATTCAACAGGATCAACACCGGATCAAGCATAACACGTAGGGTGTAGTCCGCAAGGATGTTTAGACCAAGTACTTGATAACGCAACCATGTGACTTTGTATCAAGGTATTGTGTCGACTTCGAGACCCTCCAACCCTCTCTTTGGGGCTTCGGTCTAGTGAGCACTCAACTTTTATGATACAGAGCCGATGGTAGCATTAAGGAGTAGTCGAGATTGAACTTCATTGTATCTACAATTTACCTCGCTACGGTGCTTGGTTGCAGTTTTCAAATCCATGGTAGCAGCCAATACCATGAGACTTTTGATGGAGAGGATCCACTTGGGTGGCACTTGCAGAGCAAGCCACTCATGTCTCATTGTTAGTTTGTGTGAACATGGAACAAAATAATAACTAAGAATTAGAGGAGAGAGCAACCAAAGAGAGAATTTAGTATGACACATTGTAGATTTCCTACACTAAGTGAATAGTGTATAGGAATTTATGACGCTCCATAATAAATGGTAAAGACTTCTTATGCAAAATGACAAAGATGCAACATGACGAAATACATAAAAAGacgaaattttttgaaaattacgTGTCTTCTCGGGAATGATATATTTGTCGTCATCCCGTGCCTTTAAAAATTGTATCTCAATTGTCCCATGGGAGAGTCAGGTGGGAATGGTCTGCTCCAAGAGTGAAATTGTATCTTAGGCTTTCGAGCCATTTTTTATGTGaaattttcatttcttcttcGGGTGTTATCTTTGCGCCATCATCCATGAACATCGGTTTGCTGCTTCTGATCTCCTTGTTTTGGGCCATCTTAGTTTGCCTGAGTTCAGTGGTATGAAGATCTAATGGGTCGAAATTACTGCAAAGTTCATAAGGATCTTGTGAGT from the Gossypium hirsutum isolate 1008001.06 chromosome D09, Gossypium_hirsutum_v2.1, whole genome shotgun sequence genome contains:
- the LOC107892277 gene encoding DNA (cytosine-5)-methyltransferase DRM1, which produces MDQNGSGGDADNFDWDTEDELEIDNYAIASRSGVSLTNGEAVLGTAEVSSSADSPNSKLIDHFVGMGFSQELVTKAIEENGEENSNLILEALLQYSASSLASSSNSKLIDHFVGMGFSEEMVLKAVQENGEGNTDTILETLLTYSALEKSAPVQQHADSDDFSSDCEGNFLDDFTDIDSSSDTEEIINPGSDEESKLLYLTKMGYSEAEASVAMERCGPDSSIAELTDFICAAQMAKAADALFPVEDRKPFCNGSNYNKRRNLGYDLWKRKKQMKLEKKLLNEDDDALHLPNPMIGFGVPTEPDLITQRTLPEATVGPPYFYYENVALAPKGVWSTISRFLYDVEPEFVDSKFFCAAARKRGYIHNLPIENRFPLLPFPPRTIHEAFPLTRKWWPSWDPRTKLNCIQTCTASARLTERIRKALEAYDGEPPLNVQKYVLDECRKWNLVWVGRNKVAPLEADEVEMLLGFPKNHTRGGGMSRTDRYKSLGNSFQVDTVAYHLSVLKDMFPGGINLLSLFSGIGGAEVALHRLGIPLKNVVSVEISEVNRNIVRGWWEQTNQRGTLIDIADVQELNGDRLEQLMSRFGGFDLVVGGSPCNNLAGSNRHHRDGLEGKESSLFFDYCRILDLVRCMQRNQ